The following proteins are encoded in a genomic region of Thermococcus henrietii:
- a CDS encoding thiamine-phosphate kinase, translating into MRESEIIDLFLRHLNRQGDLPLGDDAGALKLGEKWLVATNDMLVRKTDVPDIMTPEQVGFKAVTMNVSDIASMGARPVGFLFSLGIPGDLDSDYLEGIARGIGGALDFYGLPVLSADTNEADDLIIDGIALGLAERPLTRSGARPGELLCVTGDLGRALAGYLVWRNGLEVSDAVRKALYEKFLKPKARVEEGIALSKVASSAIDISDGLAKELYLLAEMSGVGIEVYPERLPIGEGVEEVAGLLGLDPVEVALASGEEFELVFTVSPDLADSIDFEFSVIGVVTPGKGVYSVVNGNKKPVPRLGWEHLSHQKVYNH; encoded by the coding sequence GTGAGGGAATCCGAAATCATAGACCTCTTCCTCAGGCACCTCAACCGGCAGGGCGATTTACCCCTCGGGGACGATGCCGGTGCCTTAAAGCTCGGTGAGAAGTGGCTCGTCGCGACCAACGACATGCTCGTCAGGAAAACGGACGTGCCCGATATAATGACTCCCGAGCAGGTCGGCTTCAAGGCAGTAACCATGAACGTGAGCGATATAGCTTCGATGGGGGCAAGGCCGGTAGGCTTCCTCTTCTCCCTTGGGATTCCGGGGGATTTGGATTCGGACTACCTTGAGGGGATTGCGAGGGGAATCGGTGGGGCCCTCGACTTCTACGGCCTTCCTGTCCTGAGCGCCGACACCAACGAGGCCGACGACCTCATCATAGACGGTATAGCGCTGGGGCTTGCCGAGAGACCCCTCACGCGCTCTGGAGCGAGGCCGGGTGAATTGCTCTGCGTTACCGGCGACCTGGGGAGGGCTTTGGCCGGCTACCTCGTCTGGAGGAACGGGCTCGAGGTGAGCGACGCAGTTAGAAAGGCCCTCTACGAGAAGTTCCTCAAGCCAAAGGCGAGGGTTGAGGAAGGGATTGCGCTCTCAAAGGTGGCCAGCTCGGCGATAGACATCAGCGACGGCCTCGCGAAGGAGCTTTACCTCCTCGCGGAGATGAGCGGCGTTGGAATCGAGGTTTATCCGGAGAGACTACCCATCGGAGAGGGCGTTGAGGAGGTGGCGGGGCTTTTAGGCCTCGACCCGGTGGAAGTCGCCCTCGCGAGCGGGGAGGAGTTTGAGCTGGTCTTTACGGTTTCGCCGGACCTCGCGGATAGCATTGATTTTGAGTTTTCGGTCATCGGTGTTGTTACTCCCGGGAAGGGCGTTTACTCAGTGGTTAATGGGAATAAAAAACCAGTTCCAAGGCTTGGTTGGGAGCACCTGAGTCACCAGAAGGTTTATAACCACTGA
- the speB gene encoding agmatinase, with translation MEFLYTYETFKLELPLTEPEKARYVILGVPFDGTTSYKAGARFGPALIRQATLNLESYVLDYDLDIAELPIADIGDVAVVAGDPRRTADRVRETIEELKRANPNAIPILLGGEHSQTLGAVEALRPKSYVVFDAHLDLRDSYEDNPYNHACVARRIAELEVKEAMFGIRSGTREEVEFAEERGIRWVHARDYDFESFVELVRPLPEPVYLSVDIDVFDLALVPTTGTPEAGGLGFWEVVEAIEWLVENKRIAGFDIMEVAGETIGNPTALTAAKLLFYFIGAMEKMGKS, from the coding sequence ATGGAGTTCCTCTACACCTACGAGACATTCAAGCTTGAGCTCCCCCTCACGGAGCCCGAAAAGGCTAGGTACGTTATACTCGGGGTTCCCTTCGACGGGACAACGAGCTACAAAGCTGGAGCGCGCTTCGGGCCGGCGCTGATACGACAGGCGACGCTGAACCTCGAGAGCTACGTACTGGACTACGACCTTGACATAGCCGAACTCCCGATAGCGGACATCGGTGACGTCGCGGTCGTCGCCGGTGACCCGAGGAGAACCGCCGACAGGGTCAGGGAGACGATTGAAGAGCTTAAGCGGGCGAACCCGAACGCGATACCGATACTCCTCGGCGGGGAGCACTCCCAGACGCTCGGAGCGGTTGAGGCTTTAAGACCCAAAAGCTACGTTGTCTTCGACGCCCACCTCGACCTCAGGGACAGCTACGAGGACAACCCCTACAACCACGCCTGTGTCGCCAGAAGAATAGCGGAGCTGGAAGTTAAGGAGGCCATGTTCGGAATCAGGAGCGGGACGAGGGAGGAAGTTGAGTTCGCGGAGGAAAGAGGAATCCGCTGGGTTCACGCAAGGGACTATGACTTCGAGTCGTTCGTGGAACTCGTTAGGCCCCTTCCGGAACCGGTTTACCTCTCGGTGGACATAGACGTCTTCGACTTGGCCCTCGTCCCGACGACGGGAACGCCCGAGGCCGGTGGTCTGGGCTTCTGGGAAGTGGTTGAAGCAATCGAATGGTTGGTTGAGAACAAGAGAATAGCGGGTTTCGATATAATGGAAGTCGCTGGGGAAACTATTGGTAACCCGACTGCGTTGACAGCCGCAAAGTTGCTCTTCTACTTCATTGGGGCAATGGAAAAAATGGGGAAGTCATGA
- a CDS encoding translation initiation factor IF-5A: MGDKTKVQVSKLKPGRYIIIDGEPCRIVNVTVSSPGKHGSAKARIEAVGIFDRKVRSIVKPTSAEVDVPIIDKRVGQVIAITPDTVQIMDMETYELYDVPIETGVEDEVKDQLKEGITVEYWETLGRIQIKKVRGE, encoded by the coding sequence ATGGGAGACAAGACCAAGGTTCAGGTCAGCAAGCTCAAGCCCGGAAGGTACATAATTATCGACGGCGAGCCCTGCAGAATCGTGAACGTGACCGTTTCTTCGCCCGGAAAGCACGGCTCCGCCAAAGCCAGGATTGAGGCCGTTGGAATCTTCGACAGAAAGGTCAGGAGCATCGTTAAGCCGACCAGCGCGGAAGTTGACGTCCCGATTATCGACAAGCGCGTTGGTCAGGTCATAGCCATAACCCCTGACACCGTCCAGATTATGGACATGGAGACCTACGAGCTCTACGACGTTCCAATCGAGACTGGCGTCGAGGACGAGGTCAAGGACCAGCTCAAGGAAGGAATCACCGTCGAGTACTGGGAGACCCTCGGCAGGATTCAGATTAAGAAGGTCAGGGGCGAGTGA
- a CDS encoding ATP-binding protein, with the protein MESVREVVEDYLELDVGGVERELDVPLPRVPRAVAITGPRRAGKSFYMLQRFKGLLGKVPSLYLPLDDDRIYPPTLKTLNGFLEVFHEIYGEKKGVLFLDEVQEVESWELFVKRAVSLGHTVFVSGSSSKLLSREIATQLRGRGVSFELYPFSFREFLRAKSFTPGESLPKKARVKALLEEYLLWGGFPEVVLEDSELLKRRTLEGYVDLILYRDVVERFGVKNTRALKLLLKLIGSSFGREFSVSKTVRYMKGMGVETNRNTLSAYLEHLEDAYLVLKVRKLAPPRESEKAPPKVYLVDSGLARVFKDKVEFGRLMESAVLVELFRQGIRPYYLKTHKFEVDFVIREGDYYRLIQVTRSTEGTLEREIKALEEASKVLPVHEKVLITWDEEGKVGDVELIPLWRWLLGVKR; encoded by the coding sequence ATGGAAAGCGTTAGGGAGGTCGTCGAGGACTACCTTGAACTCGATGTTGGGGGTGTTGAGAGGGAGCTTGATGTCCCCCTGCCGAGGGTTCCGAGGGCAGTTGCCATAACCGGCCCGAGAAGAGCGGGCAAGAGCTTTTACATGCTCCAGCGCTTCAAAGGTCTCCTCGGAAAGGTTCCTTCCCTCTACCTGCCCCTCGATGACGATAGAATTTACCCCCCAACGCTCAAGACTCTCAACGGGTTCCTTGAGGTTTTCCATGAAATCTACGGTGAGAAAAAGGGTGTTCTATTCCTCGATGAGGTTCAAGAAGTGGAGAGCTGGGAGCTCTTCGTCAAAAGGGCCGTCTCTCTGGGCCACACGGTTTTTGTTTCCGGCTCGTCATCGAAGCTCCTCAGCAGGGAAATTGCGACCCAGTTGCGGGGGCGGGGAGTTTCGTTTGAGCTCTACCCCTTCTCCTTTAGAGAGTTCCTCCGGGCCAAGTCCTTCACACCGGGGGAATCCCTCCCAAAGAAGGCGAGGGTTAAGGCCCTCCTTGAGGAGTACCTCCTATGGGGCGGCTTCCCAGAGGTCGTCCTTGAAGACTCTGAGCTTTTGAAAAGGAGGACCCTCGAAGGCTACGTTGATTTGATACTCTACCGCGACGTTGTTGAGCGCTTCGGGGTAAAGAACACGAGGGCGCTTAAGCTCCTTCTGAAGCTCATCGGCTCGTCCTTCGGCAGGGAGTTCTCGGTGAGCAAGACGGTCAGGTACATGAAGGGTATGGGAGTCGAGACCAACAGGAACACGCTGTCCGCTTACCTTGAACACCTGGAGGACGCGTACCTTGTCCTAAAGGTCAGAAAGCTCGCACCTCCGAGGGAGAGCGAGAAGGCTCCCCCGAAGGTCTACCTCGTTGATTCTGGATTGGCGAGGGTGTTCAAGGACAAGGTCGAGTTCGGAAGGCTGATGGAGTCCGCCGTTTTAGTTGAGCTTTTCAGGCAGGGAATCAGGCCGTACTACCTCAAGACCCACAAGTTTGAAGTCGATTTTGTAATCCGGGAAGGGGATTATTACAGGCTGATTCAGGTAACGCGTTCCACCGAGGGAACGCTCGAAAGAGAAATTAAAGCCCTCGAGGAGGCTTCAAAGGTGCTACCCGTTCACGAAAAGGTCCTCATAACATGGGACGAGGAGGGGAAAGTCGGAGACGTTGAACTTATACCCCTGTGGCGGTGGCTCCTGGGGGTGAAACGGTGA
- a CDS encoding TIGR00375 family protein: MLVDADLHLHSRYSKAVSKAMTIPNLAENARFKGLGLVGTGDILNPHWEVELLRYAKKVDEGTYELNGVRFLLTTEVEDSRRVHHVLIFPSIETVREMREILRKYSADIETEGRPHLSLSAGEIADLANDLGVLIGPAHAFTPWTSLYKEYEGLKEAYGGAKIHFLELGLSADSEMADMIKAHHRLTYLSNSDAHSPMPHRLGREFNRFEVEEVTFEEVRKAILRRGGRRIVLNAGLDPRLGKYHLTACSRCYAHYSLGEAKAFKWKCPKCGGRIKKGVKDRILELADTEERPKDRPPYLRLAPLAEIISMVIGKGVETKAVRLIWERFLRDFGSEIRVLVDVPVKELANVHEEVAKAVWAYRNGKLIVIPGGGGKYGEIKLPEEIRKARVEDLESVEVEIPEETEKPRQMSITDFLNVAR; encoded by the coding sequence ATGTTAGTAGATGCCGACCTTCACCTTCACTCCCGCTACTCCAAGGCGGTCTCAAAGGCGATGACGATACCCAATCTGGCAGAAAACGCGCGCTTCAAGGGCCTTGGCTTGGTCGGAACGGGTGACATTCTCAACCCCCATTGGGAGGTGGAGCTCCTTAGATACGCCAAGAAAGTCGATGAAGGGACCTACGAGCTCAACGGGGTTCGCTTCCTCCTAACTACTGAGGTCGAGGACAGCAGGAGGGTTCACCACGTCCTGATTTTTCCGAGCATCGAGACGGTTCGCGAGATGAGGGAAATCCTCAGAAAATACTCAGCCGACATCGAGACAGAGGGCAGGCCCCATTTGAGCCTTTCAGCTGGAGAGATAGCCGACCTGGCCAACGACCTCGGCGTTCTAATCGGCCCGGCCCACGCCTTCACCCCCTGGACGAGCCTCTACAAGGAGTACGAGGGCTTAAAGGAGGCCTACGGAGGGGCCAAAATCCACTTCCTCGAGCTCGGCCTCTCTGCCGACAGCGAGATGGCTGACATGATAAAGGCCCACCACAGATTAACCTACCTCAGCAACAGCGACGCGCATTCGCCGATGCCCCACCGCCTTGGGCGAGAGTTCAACCGCTTTGAGGTTGAGGAGGTTACCTTTGAGGAAGTCCGGAAGGCGATTCTAAGGCGCGGCGGGAGGAGAATCGTCCTGAACGCTGGTTTAGACCCAAGGCTTGGGAAGTACCACCTGACGGCCTGCTCCCGCTGTTACGCCCACTACTCCCTCGGCGAGGCGAAGGCCTTCAAATGGAAGTGCCCCAAGTGCGGTGGTCGGATAAAGAAGGGCGTAAAGGACAGAATCCTTGAGCTGGCGGATACGGAAGAGAGGCCGAAAGACAGACCGCCCTACCTGCGCCTCGCTCCCCTCGCCGAGATTATCTCAATGGTCATCGGCAAAGGGGTTGAGACCAAAGCCGTTCGGCTGATATGGGAGCGCTTTTTGAGGGACTTCGGGAGCGAGATTAGGGTTCTCGTCGACGTTCCCGTTAAGGAACTTGCAAATGTCCACGAGGAGGTAGCTAAAGCCGTATGGGCCTACCGCAACGGGAAGCTCATCGTTATCCCCGGCGGTGGCGGGAAATACGGGGAGATAAAGCTCCCAGAGGAGATTAGAAAGGCGAGGGTTGAAGACCTTGAGAGCGTTGAGGTAGAAATTCCCGAGGAGACCGAGAAGCCGAGGCAGATGAGCATAACGGACTTCCTCAATGTTGCCCGGTGA
- a CDS encoding universal stress protein: MKILVLVDGSKWSQKAALHAFAIARGKNAKVVLFSVLDRREARAIAFHASVRSGSLEEIKRFEETLWEENKRSIKDLLTTLLELGQREGVNCAFKIVEGPAKDRILEEANSGYSLVVMGAYGKSGKTRIGSLLEEVVGHIEPPVMIVR; the protein is encoded by the coding sequence ATGAAGATACTTGTCCTTGTTGATGGTTCGAAGTGGAGCCAGAAGGCGGCCCTGCATGCCTTCGCCATAGCGAGAGGCAAAAACGCGAAGGTCGTCCTTTTCTCGGTTCTCGACAGGAGGGAGGCGAGGGCCATAGCGTTCCACGCCAGCGTTCGGAGCGGAAGCCTTGAGGAAATCAAGCGCTTTGAGGAGACCCTGTGGGAGGAAAACAAAAGGAGCATAAAGGACCTGCTAACGACGCTCCTCGAACTCGGCCAGCGCGAGGGCGTCAACTGCGCCTTCAAAATCGTCGAGGGACCGGCCAAGGACAGAATCCTTGAGGAAGCGAACTCGGGCTACTCCCTCGTCGTCATGGGCGCCTACGGAAAGAGCGGAAAGACGAGGATAGGCTCGCTCCTCGAGGAGGTCGTCGGTCACATTGAACCGCCTGTGATGATTGTGAGGTAG
- a CDS encoding chloride channel protein, producing MNGEWDLQKYVRKWSILLGISALAGLVGGVGALVFRVLIEVIHSLFFTSVLPRISYEFHGVNLGYILLPVFGALLIAPMVKKYPELRGNGVPEVIEGIIFKSGKIGAKLAFLKTLATAISIGAGGPLGREGPAAFIGAALDSALAEKLPKPQARKLITTCGLAAGIAGTFNTPLAGAMFALEVIYMGAITINLVPIFVSAIIGNAITLVVLHNPARFPVLNPNISVLAGIPFYFLLGVVLGLIGYAYTKALYRATDAFDRFSKKYPFELRLLIGALGIGLIGMLLPHDGIFGIGFGGIKDALLGKFAFDMLIVLALAKMTATLLAISSGFSGGIFAPSLFIGTMLGSAFGTLVSHFAPANVEAYALAGMAGFFAAATQAPLTQIIMITEMSGTYAYSPAVALTSVVAFLTARAFFKGSSVYTIKLERKGIKVKTGRPLILETIAVHEIMSTKVVRIYEKRPLMEVERIIASTGHDFLPVVDDEGRVVGIIGVPDILGKSTAIKKLPVERFMRRNFAVVTPRETAQDALEKILMNDQNLIPVVDDSGRLLGVVTKKDIYKAYYHAIEGIYLW from the coding sequence ATGAACGGGGAGTGGGACCTTCAGAAGTACGTCAGGAAATGGTCAATCCTCCTCGGAATCTCCGCGCTGGCGGGATTAGTTGGGGGAGTGGGTGCGCTCGTGTTCAGGGTGCTGATTGAGGTCATCCACTCCCTCTTTTTCACCTCCGTGCTTCCGAGGATTTCCTACGAGTTCCACGGGGTCAACCTCGGGTACATTCTCCTCCCTGTGTTCGGCGCGCTCCTGATAGCGCCGATGGTGAAGAAATACCCCGAGTTGAGGGGAAACGGTGTCCCCGAGGTCATCGAGGGCATAATCTTCAAGAGCGGTAAGATTGGTGCGAAGCTGGCATTTCTGAAAACGCTCGCAACTGCAATTTCTATTGGGGCTGGAGGTCCGCTCGGCCGTGAAGGCCCGGCCGCGTTCATCGGTGCGGCCCTCGATTCGGCGCTGGCCGAGAAGCTCCCAAAACCGCAGGCGAGGAAGCTCATAACCACCTGCGGCCTGGCAGCTGGAATCGCGGGAACCTTCAACACGCCCCTGGCCGGAGCAATGTTCGCCCTCGAGGTCATCTACATGGGTGCAATAACGATAAACCTCGTCCCGATATTCGTCTCCGCTATAATCGGCAACGCCATAACCCTCGTGGTCCTCCACAATCCGGCCCGCTTTCCGGTTCTGAATCCCAACATAAGCGTTCTCGCGGGGATTCCCTTCTATTTCCTCCTCGGCGTTGTTCTCGGCCTCATTGGCTACGCTTACACGAAGGCTCTCTACAGGGCCACCGACGCCTTTGATAGATTCTCCAAAAAGTACCCCTTCGAGCTCCGCCTCCTCATCGGCGCCCTGGGAATCGGCCTAATCGGAATGCTCCTGCCCCACGATGGTATCTTTGGAATCGGCTTTGGGGGAATAAAGGATGCACTCCTTGGAAAGTTTGCATTTGATATGCTAATTGTTCTCGCGCTGGCAAAGATGACGGCGACGCTTTTGGCGATAAGCTCCGGCTTCTCCGGCGGAATCTTTGCCCCAAGCCTCTTCATTGGAACTATGCTCGGTTCAGCTTTTGGAACCCTAGTCTCACACTTCGCTCCAGCAAACGTCGAGGCCTACGCTCTAGCGGGAATGGCCGGCTTCTTTGCGGCGGCAACTCAGGCCCCGCTAACTCAAATAATTATGATAACCGAGATGTCCGGAACCTACGCCTACTCGCCGGCGGTTGCATTGACCTCAGTCGTTGCGTTCCTGACGGCGAGGGCATTCTTTAAGGGGTCCTCCGTGTACACAATTAAACTCGAACGGAAGGGCATCAAAGTCAAGACGGGAAGACCATTAATCCTGGAGACAATAGCCGTTCACGAGATAATGAGCACGAAAGTCGTCAGGATTTACGAAAAGAGACCCCTAATGGAGGTTGAGCGCATAATAGCCTCCACGGGTCACGATTTCCTCCCCGTTGTGGATGACGAGGGACGAGTTGTTGGCATAATCGGGGTTCCCGACATACTCGGTAAGTCAACCGCCATCAAGAAGCTCCCCGTTGAGCGGTTCATGAGAAGGAACTTTGCAGTTGTAACGCCGAGGGAGACGGCACAGGACGCGTTGGAAAAGATTCTCATGAACGACCAGAACCTCATCCCCGTTGTGGATGATTCCGGAAGGCTTCTCGGTGTCGTCACGAAAAAAGACATCTACAAAGCCTATTATCACGCCATCGAGGGGATATACCTCTGGTGA
- a CDS encoding cation:proton antiporter: MTTDMVARVLVAVLGSGIIAMLISRRYNISYVPLFIIAGMILGPIAALVPRNIAHELFDYVRVFGLVMILFTEGHNLSWKLLKRNFPTIATLDTVGLLITALLSAWFFSVVFHAPFLIGFLFGAIISATDPATLIPLFRQYRVQQDIETTIVTESIFNDPLGIVLTAVAVAMLVPNASGGIFASFSSHLGVYGAAVVYFLYEVVVSIVVGIAVGAFGYWFIKKTKIFEFPEIEIFSLFLAFGGFMIGEKLQASGYLVATTTGIILGNYKVFSKREKPQVLNKVMKAIEKEVHFNESIAAIATIFIFVLLGASLNLKPLLNNLWGGILVAYFIMLVARPIAALPILKWWGKKEYIFIALEGPRGVVPSALAALPLSLAMKYHSSTLTVYWGEVILAVTVITVLASVITETLWVPFLKSRLLQPETVEDRMRKYHEKKRARAS, from the coding sequence ATGACAACAGACATGGTTGCGAGGGTCCTTGTGGCGGTGCTGGGTTCAGGGATAATTGCCATGCTGATAAGCAGGCGCTATAACATCTCCTACGTCCCGCTCTTCATAATCGCGGGCATGATACTCGGTCCGATAGCCGCGCTCGTACCAAGGAACATTGCCCACGAGCTTTTTGATTACGTTCGTGTCTTCGGTTTGGTAATGATTCTCTTCACGGAGGGCCACAACCTGAGTTGGAAGCTGTTGAAGAGGAACTTTCCAACGATAGCAACCCTCGACACTGTCGGGCTCCTCATCACGGCTCTTCTGTCGGCATGGTTCTTCTCGGTCGTCTTTCACGCCCCGTTTCTCATCGGGTTCCTCTTCGGCGCCATCATAAGCGCAACCGACCCGGCCACGTTGATTCCACTCTTCAGGCAGTACCGCGTCCAGCAGGACATCGAAACGACGATAGTCACGGAGTCAATCTTCAACGACCCCCTCGGTATAGTCCTCACGGCCGTTGCAGTGGCTATGCTCGTGCCCAATGCCAGTGGCGGCATCTTCGCAAGCTTTAGCTCACACCTCGGCGTCTACGGTGCGGCGGTCGTTTACTTCCTCTACGAGGTCGTCGTTTCCATAGTCGTAGGCATAGCCGTCGGTGCCTTCGGTTACTGGTTCATCAAGAAAACCAAGATATTCGAGTTCCCAGAGATTGAGATTTTCTCCCTCTTCCTGGCCTTTGGAGGCTTTATGATTGGCGAAAAGCTCCAAGCTTCGGGTTACCTTGTGGCGACCACCACCGGAATAATCCTCGGTAACTATAAGGTCTTCAGCAAGAGAGAGAAGCCCCAGGTGCTCAACAAGGTCATGAAGGCCATCGAAAAGGAGGTTCATTTCAACGAGAGCATAGCCGCCATAGCGACGATATTCATATTCGTCCTCCTCGGGGCGAGCCTAAATCTCAAGCCCCTGCTGAACAACCTCTGGGGCGGAATCCTCGTGGCGTACTTCATAATGCTCGTCGCCAGGCCGATAGCGGCGCTACCAATCCTCAAGTGGTGGGGCAAGAAGGAGTACATCTTCATAGCCCTCGAGGGCCCGAGGGGTGTCGTTCCATCGGCACTCGCGGCCCTGCCGCTCAGCTTGGCAATGAAATACCACAGCAGTACATTGACCGTCTACTGGGGAGAGGTAATCCTCGCGGTAACGGTTATCACTGTCCTGGCGTCGGTCATAACCGAGACCCTGTGGGTGCCCTTCCTCAAGAGCCGGCTCCTCCAGCCAGAAACGGTAGAGGACAGGATGAGAAAGTACCACGAGAAGAAGAGGGCAAGGGCCTCATGA
- a CDS encoding adenine nucleotide alpha hydrolase family protein: MVNFSELVLRKFRNIAGSRYEEILKAYQEFFLTEEELQIPVVTSILLILDRFSGRVPNEVFDVLSAYPGARVDVVYLIDEGLFALIRDTLGENEAEEFRRKEEALGREMITLAERALSELGLDYSVEITFADKVEFVERESEERDLLVLSRHFGSESVKTHKVSPVVFRIVQGIKKPVIVY, from the coding sequence ATGGTAAACTTCAGTGAGCTTGTTCTCCGCAAGTTCAGAAACATAGCGGGCTCTCGCTACGAGGAGATACTCAAGGCGTATCAGGAGTTCTTCCTAACCGAGGAGGAGCTTCAGATTCCGGTGGTAACCTCGATTCTTCTCATCCTGGACAGGTTCTCGGGCAGGGTTCCAAACGAGGTTTTTGATGTCCTCTCCGCTTACCCCGGTGCAAGGGTTGACGTGGTCTACCTTATAGACGAGGGGCTGTTCGCGTTAATCCGCGACACCCTCGGCGAAAATGAGGCAGAGGAGTTCCGCAGAAAGGAGGAAGCCCTTGGGAGGGAGATGATAACCCTGGCGGAGAGGGCTCTGAGCGAACTTGGCCTCGACTACTCGGTTGAGATAACGTTCGCCGACAAGGTTGAGTTCGTTGAAAGGGAGAGCGAGGAAAGGGATTTGCTTGTTCTCTCAAGGCACTTTGGCTCCGAGAGCGTGAAGACCCACAAGGTCAGCCCAGTTGTTTTCAGAATCGTCCAGGGAATTAAGAAACCCGTAATCGTTTACTGA
- a CDS encoding ArsB/NhaD family transporter — MNAQEIIALAVFLGVYAFIITERIHRTVAAMVGASVILLVGIVPWEKVPEYLDLGTILLLAGMMVVVNVSRESGLFEYIAIKTAKFSKGDPMKVLLLFSVVTAVVSAFLDNVTTVLLLTPMLLYITKKMNVNPVPFLLAEIFASNIGGTATLIGDPPNIMIGSAAKLSFNEFLSNMGPIAVVDLFVTVAIVYLAYRNTIKVSPSKRAEIERLIMGMDERDAIRDRELFRKSVIIILGIVLGFFLHDTMGVEPAVIALLGASAMLLWSGFSPEEALEKVEWATLFFFGGLFLIVGALVETGVIDALADRIIGLIHSEAQAIFVISWFSAISSAIVDNIPLTATMIPLIKAMGSSMNTYPLWWALSLGACLGGNGTAIGASANVVVIGIAHREGIRITFGEFLKVGAVIMFSTVLVGSLMLWIRYGL; from the coding sequence ATGAACGCCCAGGAGATTATAGCGCTCGCAGTGTTCCTTGGGGTTTACGCCTTCATCATAACCGAGAGGATTCACAGAACGGTCGCCGCGATGGTCGGCGCGAGCGTTATCCTGCTTGTAGGCATAGTACCCTGGGAGAAGGTCCCCGAATACCTCGACCTCGGAACGATTCTCCTCTTGGCCGGAATGATGGTCGTCGTGAACGTCTCCCGCGAGAGCGGGCTCTTCGAGTACATTGCCATAAAGACTGCAAAGTTCTCAAAGGGCGACCCCATGAAGGTTCTCCTGCTGTTCTCGGTCGTTACCGCGGTTGTGAGTGCTTTCCTTGACAACGTCACCACTGTTCTACTGCTCACTCCAATGCTCCTCTACATAACCAAGAAGATGAACGTTAACCCGGTTCCTTTCCTGCTCGCCGAGATATTCGCGTCCAACATAGGCGGAACAGCGACGCTAATCGGCGACCCCCCGAACATCATGATTGGCTCCGCCGCGAAGCTCAGCTTCAACGAGTTCCTGAGCAACATGGGGCCGATAGCGGTCGTTGACCTGTTCGTGACGGTAGCCATAGTTTACCTCGCATACAGGAATACGATTAAGGTCAGCCCGTCGAAGAGGGCCGAGATTGAGAGGCTGATAATGGGAATGGACGAGCGCGATGCGATACGTGACAGGGAGCTCTTCAGGAAGTCGGTGATAATAATCCTTGGTATCGTCTTGGGATTCTTCCTTCACGACACTATGGGCGTTGAGCCGGCGGTCATAGCGCTCCTCGGCGCTTCTGCGATGCTCCTCTGGAGCGGTTTCTCGCCGGAGGAGGCCCTCGAGAAGGTCGAGTGGGCGACGCTCTTCTTCTTTGGAGGGCTCTTCCTAATCGTTGGAGCCCTAGTCGAAACGGGGGTTATAGACGCGCTCGCCGACAGAATCATCGGGCTCATTCACAGCGAGGCCCAGGCAATATTCGTAATCTCGTGGTTCTCGGCGATATCGAGTGCAATCGTTGACAACATTCCCCTCACGGCTACAATGATTCCGCTGATAAAGGCGATGGGTTCGAGCATGAACACATATCCTCTCTGGTGGGCGCTCTCCCTCGGCGCCTGTCTCGGAGGAAACGGTACCGCTATCGGTGCGAGTGCCAACGTTGTCGTCATTGGAATAGCTCACAGAGAGGGAATTAGAATAACCTTCGGCGAGTTCCTGAAGGTTGGCGCCGTGATAATGTTCTCGACAGTTTTGGTGGGGAGTTTAATGCTCTGGATTAGGTACGGACTGTGA